A window of the Tunturibacter empetritectus genome harbors these coding sequences:
- a CDS encoding amidohydrolase family protein gives MKNKIIDVHSHYLPKAYVDAMKSTGAVAVDGVPMPEEWTVEKHLEMMEKNNVGSCVLSITSPGPKYWSNEEAIRLSRTINDFGAQVIAEHPQQFGVDALLPLPDVDAALKELEYALDVLKLDGVGLSTNYDGAYLGHPKFRPVFEELNRRKAVVFVHPVEPSNFEQIGLGFPAPMLEYPFETTRMITSLLRKNVIKDFPDIRFITTHGGGAVPFLGPERMSILIPMTLAMEAKKKGEHPSLSPKDVLSQIKTLYFDVAAATIPPYFLALKQVASTSQLLTGFDFPFMPAQSIPHAIDAVESYDEFSKGDKEDIFSKNALSLYPRLAPKV, from the coding sequence ATGAAAAACAAAATCATCGATGTTCATTCGCACTACCTACCCAAAGCCTACGTAGACGCTATGAAGAGCACCGGTGCGGTCGCTGTCGACGGAGTGCCCATGCCCGAGGAGTGGACCGTTGAAAAGCACCTCGAAATGATGGAGAAGAACAATGTTGGGAGTTGCGTGTTGTCCATCACATCTCCTGGGCCGAAGTATTGGAGTAACGAAGAAGCAATCCGTCTTTCCAGGACGATCAACGATTTTGGTGCGCAGGTCATAGCAGAACATCCCCAACAGTTCGGAGTTGACGCGCTGCTGCCCTTGCCGGATGTGGATGCCGCGTTGAAAGAGCTCGAATACGCTCTGGACGTTCTAAAGCTGGATGGCGTGGGTCTTTCCACCAACTATGATGGCGCTTATCTGGGCCACCCAAAGTTTCGTCCCGTGTTCGAGGAGCTCAATCGCCGCAAGGCAGTCGTCTTTGTCCATCCGGTCGAGCCGTCAAACTTCGAGCAGATCGGCCTTGGCTTCCCCGCGCCGATGCTTGAATATCCCTTCGAAACGACGCGCATGATCACAAGTCTGCTGCGCAAAAATGTGATCAAAGACTTTCCAGACATACGTTTCATCACGACCCACGGCGGAGGAGCGGTGCCGTTCCTAGGGCCGGAAAGAATGAGCATCCTCATTCCGATGACATTGGCGATGGAGGCGAAAAAGAAAGGCGAGCATCCATCGCTTTCACCAAAGGACGTTCTCTCGCAAATCAAGACGCTCTATTTTGATGTGGCCGCTGCGACCATACCGCCGTATTTTTTGGCGCTTAAGCAAGTGGCCTCAACTTCGCAGTTGCTGACCGGCTTCGACTTTCCCTTTATGCCGGCGCAATCAATCCCCCATGCCATTGACGCCGTAGAAAGCTACGACGAGTTCAGCAAAGGAGATAAGGAAGACATCTTCAGCAAGAATGCTCTATCGCTTTATCCAAGATTGGCTCCCAAGGTCTAG
- a CDS encoding HlyD family secretion protein, whose protein sequence is MAVDETKPEQQSETNQGDQNHDDKKQEKTPVSPRAKLLLWAGVAVALAIVIVWWLHSRTYEDTDDAQIDGHLNAVAARVDGTVKAIYVDDNQVVHAGQPLLDLDTADAEAKLTQAQAQYDQALAQLSAQQPNLPITQRSNATDALSYGSEVSAAQAALAGAQNDRDSAVAKLQQAEATNIKNQSDLARYRQLLDREEIAPSDYDQYLATARAQEASVQASRASADSSAKTVDQRRAQLDEQVAKLAQIEQNAPLQLSIKSADIKSQQANVESAKAQLITSKLNLQYCQIVSPVDGIVSERSVELGGRISTGQQLLIVAQTSDLWVTANFKETQMKKMKPGQSVRITVDAFGQTFDGYVEGLPAATGDRTSVLPPENATGNYVKVVQRLPVRIRFKGGQSGLERLRPGMSVTPKVLY, encoded by the coding sequence AAGCTCCTGCTCTGGGCCGGTGTCGCGGTCGCGCTAGCAATCGTCATCGTATGGTGGCTGCATTCACGCACTTACGAAGACACGGACGACGCGCAGATCGACGGCCATCTCAATGCCGTCGCGGCCCGTGTCGACGGTACTGTCAAAGCGATCTATGTTGACGACAACCAGGTTGTTCATGCCGGACAGCCTTTGCTCGACCTCGATACCGCGGACGCCGAGGCGAAGTTGACGCAAGCTCAGGCGCAGTACGACCAGGCGCTTGCGCAGCTTAGCGCCCAGCAACCTAATCTTCCGATTACTCAGCGCAGCAATGCCACCGATGCACTCAGCTACGGGTCGGAAGTATCTGCCGCGCAAGCTGCGCTTGCTGGAGCGCAGAATGACCGTGACAGTGCCGTAGCAAAGTTGCAGCAGGCTGAGGCGACAAACATAAAGAACCAGTCTGACTTGGCGCGATATAGGCAACTCCTCGACAGGGAGGAGATCGCACCCTCTGACTACGATCAATACCTGGCCACAGCGAGAGCCCAGGAAGCCAGCGTGCAAGCAAGTCGGGCTTCGGCCGATTCGTCGGCGAAAACCGTGGATCAACGTCGAGCCCAACTTGACGAGCAAGTGGCTAAACTCGCCCAGATCGAGCAGAATGCGCCTCTCCAGCTTTCGATAAAATCCGCTGACATCAAGAGCCAGCAGGCCAATGTCGAGTCGGCAAAAGCCCAACTCATCACAAGCAAGCTGAACCTTCAGTATTGCCAAATCGTCTCCCCGGTAGATGGGATCGTGAGCGAGCGCTCTGTCGAACTGGGTGGACGGATCTCGACCGGGCAGCAGCTCCTCATCGTGGCGCAGACAAGCGATCTTTGGGTTACCGCCAACTTCAAGGAAACCCAAATGAAGAAGATGAAGCCAGGCCAGTCTGTCCGTATCACGGTAGATGCGTTTGGCCAGACCTTCGACGGATACGTGGAAGGTCTACCTGCAGCGACGGGGGATCGCACCAGCGTGCTTCCACCGGAGAACGCAACCGGCAACTACGTCAAGGTCGTACAAAGACTTCCAGTACGCATCCGCTTCAAAGGCGGCCAGAGCGGCTTGGAAAGGCTTCGTCCCGGTATGTCAGTCACACCCAAAGTGCTTTATTGA